A genomic window from Helicobacter suis HS1 includes:
- a CDS encoding TrbG/VirB9 family P-type conjugative transfer protein, producing MDYSQNPTIQPFNNAPTNNYNQPQETQPSTNYNTQPNYPQTPIQNQNTYSQPTTPIQNSQSNNTQTQTMLNNAKQFTNNALNSAKQTINNATNYVNNKLTPKPNDVPISAFSANSPYANKEVSKQTQKSDDAYPQNDDNNNDDNSLKPMTNFNAIQSNFFAKNRSIKDNAHFIHYTIGDTFNIRLRYAMTTTFIFDEPIAQVVLGDDIGFSTKMLGEDKEHLISNILLIKPLQIGVDSNLTIIGKSGKVYSFYVFSTTYTSSKNPALMVYVSSKEYFKHFTSSKKETNKEIKTTHSTPNKDIKVSHNAPKKITKKSHSIKEQNPKSKNPTTKTAIANAPLSLNRFKSPSYPPSNALANSRKASENFKVISNKTKTLKEHRHSQDEMKYVDYSAKIKDDGKFIRIGDNVNHIYINKKKMEYGYVIIDKKKRKWYCLWMCKKIVKSKYKDDLPTQIFNDEQFTYFKFNRSNSRSKFPVVYKVVDGYDNPVNSRVVGDYLIAEDVSNQWNLKLGKAYLCIEKIAKRAR from the coding sequence ATGGATTATTCACAAAATCCTACAATACAACCCTTTAATAACGCACCTACAAATAACTATAACCAGCCACAAGAAACACAACCTAGCACTAACTACAACACACAGCCTAATTATCCACAAACACCTATTCAAAATCAAAATACCTATTCACAACCCACTACACCTATACAAAATAGCCAGTCAAATAACACACAAACTCAAACAATGTTAAATAACGCCAAACAATTCACTAATAATGCTCTTAATAGCGCCAAGCAAACTATCAATAATGCCACTAATTATGTCAATAACAAGCTAACTCCAAAACCTAATGATGTGCCTATTAGTGCGTTTAGTGCTAATAGTCCTTATGCAAACAAAGAAGTGTCTAAACAAACTCAAAAGAGCGATGATGCATACCCACAAAACGATGACAATAATAATGATGATAATTCCCTAAAACCCATGACTAATTTTAACGCTATTCAAAGTAACTTCTTTGCTAAAAACCGCTCCATAAAAGATAACGCTCATTTTATCCATTACACCATAGGCGATACTTTTAATATTCGCCTAAGATACGCTATGACAACCACTTTTATTTTTGATGAACCCATTGCTCAAGTAGTTTTAGGCGATGATATAGGTTTTTCTACTAAAATGCTAGGCGAAGATAAAGAGCATTTGATTTCTAATATTTTACTCATTAAGCCTTTACAAATCGGAGTGGATAGCAACCTTACTATTATTGGAAAAAGCGGTAAGGTGTATAGCTTTTATGTGTTTTCAACCACTTACACAAGTTCTAAAAACCCAGCCTTAATGGTGTATGTGTCTTCTAAAGAGTATTTTAAACATTTCACTAGCTCCAAAAAAGAAACCAATAAAGAAATTAAAACCACTCATAGCACCCCAAACAAAGACATTAAAGTAAGCCATAACGCACCTAAAAAGATAACTAAAAAATCACACAGCATTAAAGAACAAAACCCAAAGTCAAAAAACCCTACTACTAAAACAGCAATAGCAAATGCTCCCCTTTCTTTAAATCGTTTCAAATCCCCTAGTTATCCCCCTAGTAACGCTCTAGCTAATTCTAGAAAGGCTTCAGAAAATTTTAAAGTGATTAGTAACAAAACTAAAACTTTAAAAGAGCATAGACACAGCCAAGATGAAATGAAGTATGTGGATTACTCCGCCAAAATCAAAGATGATGGCAAGTTCATTAGGATTGGGGACAATGTCAATCACATCTATATCAACAAGAAAAAAATGGAATATGGCTATGTCATTATAGATAAGAAAAAACGCAAATGGTATTGCTTATGGATGTGCAAAAAGATTGTTAAATCTAAGTATAAAGATGATTTACCCACCCAAATCTTTAATGATGAGCAATTTACTTATTTTAAGTTCAACCGCTCTAATTCTAGAAGTAAATTCCCTGTGGTTTATAAGGTCGTAGATGGCTATGATAATCCTGTTAATAGCAGAGTAGTAGGCGATTATCTAATCGCTGAAGATGTCTCAAATCAATGGAATTTAAAGCTTGGTAAAGCCTATCTTTGTATAGAAAAGATAGCAAAGAGGGCAAGATGA